In the Uranotaenia lowii strain MFRU-FL chromosome 1, ASM2978415v1, whole genome shotgun sequence genome, CAGGTTTAGGAATGAACAGCAAAGcagaaaatttttcgattcTCAACGACACTGGGAGCGATGCTGAAGAATTCAATCACCAGCTCAATCAAGAGAGAATTATCCAACTTTTCTCGGCGGAGGACTCTTGCCTTTTCACGATGTTGCTGCCGCTTACTTTCGCACACATTGGACCTCTCGTATGTAGCAATCTGAAAAGTTCGGTTGAGGTCCTTGGACTGATCAGAGCAATCCTTCCGCATGTTTCGGCGTTGAATCtcataaataatttcaaactgTATGACTTGGGAAAAGCTTCTGCAGATATAGGAGATGCCATAAGAAAAAGTTTGAACGTAGAAAGTAACGACTTGTGTACTACCAGTCATCACTACTGCATCGTTGAAAGCGATCATCCGTATAAGCCGAGTACCGTCGCCAATTACAGAGTTGAATTCCCATCGAACGTTCGTTGGATGACGATAGAATTCGATCCACAATGTGGTACCGTTCAACCAGAGGATTATGTTTACTTGAAGATACCACAGGTGCCCGATCAAAATCGAGCAGAGATTGCATCGTTTGTGAATGATAATCATGCCAGTAGCTCAGCTAATGTACGGAAATCGAAAGACGTGAAAATGGAAAGTAACGCCAAAGCTGGAAGTGCACATAAGGAAGATTTGCCTGAAATCGAGTGGATCAATGTTAAGAAGTTCAATACGTAAGTGTGTTTCAGTCCTGTTCTTGGAaccttttagtgatttttttttgctgtttttatagGCCTCAGAACTGGTGTAGCAATGCCATCATTTTGCCAggaaataaacttgaaatatcGCTAGAAACTGCATCTACCTACGTTCGAGAACCAAAGGGCAACAAGTTTGGATTCAAATGCCTTATCATTGGATTTGACAACAAAAACATCATGAAATATCCAAGTGCATCTCTGATTCATCTAGAGTACGAATTATCATATTTGGGTGGTTTATGTAGTGCCAACATGTTGAAGAAGGATCTTATATTTTCTGGTGAGTCGAAAAGTTTACTTTGAATCCAGGCAAATGCACTAATTTGAGTTATATTTCAGATGACCTGAGTGAAAATTTGGCGAATACTGAAGAAACTATCAAAAAACACACAGCGCTATTGTCGAAGGGTTTGATGGTAGCAGATTCGGTTTTAACAATAAGCAACGCTTTAGAATCGAATCTTCCTATAACGTAagtacttttgaaattttatttttttctatgggACTAACATTGAATATTAACACAGCATAACTTTAACATTAATGTTCCTAGAATAGGAACTTCCTATAATATTTGgcacatttgatttttttttatctttataaaGATCATCATTGGGTAATGTCTCCTGATCACAAGTCTGTTTTTAACAAACCATGATTCTCAACTTGCATAATTATTTGAGTTTCCCGATACGTCCTCGGTTCAGGCATAacgatatcaaattttttacgtTGCTTTTTCTTCTGAGCAACACAGTAGAATGCTATAATCAATGCTAACAGTGCTAAAACGATCGAAGCCACTGTAGCTCCTATCACTAAGTACAGCCAAAAATTGTCATCCGCACATTGTCTGGTACGAATGTCGTGGAACGAGTTAAACTCGCCCGACTTGCTGATGGCACCGAAAAATACCTCTTCTTGATTTTGAGTAAGGAGGTTGGATTGTTTCAACACCAACATCTGCTGACAATCAATACTCTGTTGAACGTAGATACCGCGAAGCTGGACATTGAAGTCATCTGAGAAGTACGTCGATTTCGTTTCGCTATCCAACCGTTGGATTCTATTGTTGTGGAACAGCAGTGAAGGCTGTTCCGAATGTCTACTGTAATAGGAACTATCCAGGGTAATTGCTGTAAATAAATAGAAGGTAAAATAGTTTCCTCTTGTATTCCGCAACGACAGAATTTACCTTTAAACACAGCATTATCTATAGaaacaaaatagttgccaaCAATTCGAACACTGTTTCGAATTTGCATGCTAAACGATTCTCCTGCCATATCGTTGAACTCGTTGTTACTTATCATCAAATCGCTAACGtctagaataaaataaaagtcaatGTTTTCAGAAAAGTCCTTTTAAGTTCGTTCTCACTTTTCATAACAAATGCCAACGGGTGAAGTGCAACGAAGGAATTATTGCTGATGATGAACCtgttgataacttcaatttcaTAGAAACTTTGCGATGGGATAGCCATCAGGAACTTGCTACCGTCGATAGTAAACTGGCCAACGTCGAACCGCTTGAAGGCATGTCTTTCCAGACGATTGATAATATTTTCTTCCAAGTTCAGCTGTTCCAACTGCTCGTGGATGTTACTAATACTGTACGGACGAAAAATACCAATCCGGCACCTGGTGAACGTTATATCTGCCACTGGACCGGTGATAAAGTGGGACGGTACTTCTTCTATGAGAtcctagaatttaaaaaaaacatgtaaatcaaaaatcaaatattttctgttgttatAATGCACAAACTCACATTTACGAAATGAATCTTAAGCCTTGCTGATGGGTTGTTCCGAGTAAAATCAAAAGAGTACTgctctaaaattaaattttccacaTTGACAACAGTCAATTTAGTCAGCTGAAATAGGTCGCTAAAAGTGTCCCGCCGGATCCGGAGGTATTTACAGTTGGCTAGCTCGATTTCGGTGGTGCTGCCCTCAAATTTGGGAGCGATGTACTCCTAAATTAAAATGGGACAATGATGAATTTGTTAAGTTTGACAAagaaaaaacggtttttttggtgaatttatCATTGGTTTGATCGAAACGACGAATTGAAATTATTCCTTAGTCCGTTTAgatgtttttgaacattttttccacTATAATACATTGTATTCTATTTTCTTCTTGCTTCAATAACAcattcaagttttgaaaaacaggaaaaattttcaaaatttaacgaaattttacgatttaatcgaaaaaaatcctgCACATTGTTCGGCAGCTGTTACTTTTTATTGCGTGAACGAAAATGTACTACAAAGTCAATCGAATCTCGTTATCGAGGTAGTTCCCGAACACGAAATGCTTTGGTAATAAAATGTTTCTATGGACCAGAATGCTTCTGGAGGCATTCTTCTTCATATACATTAGTATATGGTCCAGAATGTTACCAATAGCggcattttatttttctctgcTGGCGATTCTCCGGAACATTCAAGCGAGACATATGCCAAAAAAGTTCTGGACCGTAGACCTGCTTAGTATCCACTTTAATAGACGTCTCGCCAAACCTACATTACGAAGTCATCTGCATGGCATGGATGTTTTATAGAGGAAAAATAGTTGACAAataagacgaaaaaaaattagagtgtGGATAACAACAAACGGcgaaaaagttgattttccACGTTGAAGAGC is a window encoding:
- the LOC129740124 gene encoding uncharacterized protein LOC129740124 gives rise to the protein MRGNVVLPFSVSLLTVILAAGLSRAQVYDEIDELGGIEERERESLVNCIHDSTPRFGKRICDCGYRNEEYIAPKFEGSTTEIELANCKYLRIRRDTFSDLFQLTKLTVVNVENLILEQYSFDFTRNNPSARLKIHFVNDLIEEVPSHFITGPVADITFTRCRIGIFRPYSISNIHEQLEQLNLEENIINRLERHAFKRFDVGQFTIDGSKFLMAIPSQSFYEIEVINRFIISNNSFVALHPLAFVMKNVSDLMISNNEFNDMAGESFSMQIRNSVRIVGNYFVSIDNAVFKAITLDSSYYSRHSEQPSLLFHNNRIQRLDSETKSTYFSDDFNVQLRGIYVQQSIDCQQMLVLKQSNLLTQNQEEVFFGAISKSGEFNSFHDIRTRQCADDNFWLYLVIGATVASIVLALLALIIAFYCVAQKKKQRKKFDIVMPEPRTYRETQIIMQVENHGLLKTDL